In one window of Pseudomonadota bacterium DNA:
- a CDS encoding acetyl-CoA C-acetyltransferase codes for LEAKYYDYDSSLKEVVIDEVIMGNVLQAGLGQNSGRQASIFGGVPKETNAYTINKVCSSGLKAIINGIQSIVAGDNEVVVAGGMENMSLTPFALPSLRWGARMFDTKAIDLMVLDGIWEIFYGYHMGLTAENIAAKYGISREEQDKFGLVSHQRARKAIKEGLFKAEIIPVIIPQKKGDPIVFDTDERPMDTTLEKMAKLAPAFKKDGTVTAGNASGLNDAAAAVVLMTRDKAKELGIKPMGKIISYAAGGVDPQFMGLGPIPAIRKALRKANMTLDKIDLIELNEAFASQSLACIKELKIDMERCNVFGGGISLGHPIGCTGARLVTTALYAMKRLNLKYGLVSMCIGGGQGLAAVLESEA; via the coding sequence CTCGAAGCAAAATATTACGACTACGATAGCAGCCTGAAAGAGGTCGTCATTGACGAAGTTATCATGGGTAATGTTCTCCAGGCAGGATTGGGGCAGAACTCCGGCAGGCAGGCGAGCATCTTCGGTGGAGTTCCCAAGGAAACAAACGCCTATACCATCAACAAGGTATGCTCCTCCGGACTCAAAGCCATTATCAATGGCATACAGTCTATCGTCGCGGGTGATAATGAGGTTGTTGTTGCCGGTGGCATGGAAAACATGAGTCTTACACCTTTTGCTCTACCCTCTTTACGGTGGGGTGCAAGGATGTTTGACACAAAAGCAATTGACCTGATGGTCCTCGACGGTATATGGGAAATATTCTATGGGTATCATATGGGCTTGACAGCAGAGAATATCGCAGCAAAATACGGTATCTCAAGGGAGGAACAGGATAAGTTCGGTCTTGTAAGCCATCAGAGGGCAAGAAAGGCGATAAAAGAAGGTCTTTTTAAAGCAGAAATCATTCCTGTTATAATCCCGCAGAAAAAGGGAGACCCGATTGTATTTGACACCGACGAGAGGCCAATGGACACAACCCTTGAAAAGATGGCAAAACTGGCACCTGCCTTCAAAAAGGACGGGACAGTTACTGCAGGGAACGCATCCGGTCTCAATGATGCTGCCGCTGCAGTCGTACTGATGACAAGGGATAAGGCAAAAGAACTCGGTATTAAACCCATGGGGAAGATTATCTCCTACGCAGCAGGCGGGGTAGACCCTCAATTTATGGGGCTTGGACCGATACCTGCCATCAGAAAGGCATTGAGAAAGGCAAATATGACCCTCGATAAGATAGACCTGATAGAGCTAAATGAAGCCTTTGCATCACAGTCGCTCGCCTGTATAAAAGAACTAAAGATTGATATGGAAAGGTGCAATGTCTTTGGTGGCGGTATATCCCTCGGACACCCGATTGGATGCACAGGTGCAAGACTCGTTACAACCGCTCTCTACGCAATGAAAAGACTCAACCTGAAATACGGGCTCGTCTCTATGTGTATCGGCGGCGGACAGGGATTGGCAGCAGTTCTCGAAAGCGAGGCATAA
- a CDS encoding enoyl-CoA hydratase-related protein, whose product MEYKNLIVEIKDGIAIVKINRPKALNALNSETVDEIKHAGNELNGNKDVRVVIITGEGDKAFIAGADILEMKDMNVIEGMAFSQGGHKAFATLDNMGKPVIAAVNGFALGGGFEVALACDIIYASDRAKVGFPETTLGIFPGFGGTQRTAKLIGLAKAKELIFTGKMITAQEAYEMGLINKVVPHEELMKEVMALAEKIKANGPFSIRLAKELINKSIHLDIESGLMIEAKDFGLCFGTKDQKEGMTAFVEKRKPTFKGE is encoded by the coding sequence ATGGAATACAAGAACCTGATTGTTGAAATAAAAGACGGAATAGCAATTGTAAAGATAAACAGACCCAAGGCATTAAATGCCCTCAACTCTGAGACAGTCGACGAGATAAAACATGCCGGAAATGAACTGAACGGGAATAAGGATGTCAGGGTTGTCATTATCACAGGGGAGGGGGATAAGGCATTTATTGCTGGTGCAGATATTCTCGAAATGAAGGACATGAATGTAATAGAGGGTATGGCATTCTCCCAGGGAGGGCACAAAGCCTTTGCCACGCTTGATAATATGGGAAAGCCTGTCATTGCTGCGGTCAATGGGTTCGCCCTGGGCGGCGGTTTTGAAGTAGCCCTCGCATGCGATATTATCTACGCTTCAGACAGGGCAAAGGTCGGTTTCCCCGAAACCACACTTGGAATCTTTCCGGGTTTTGGAGGCACCCAGAGGACAGCAAAGCTCATCGGGCTGGCAAAAGCAAAGGAGTTGATATTTACCGGTAAGATGATTACTGCCCAGGAGGCATACGAGATGGGGCTCATAAACAAGGTTGTCCCCCATGAGGAGTTGATGAAAGAGGTGATGGCACTCGCAGAAAAGATAAAGGCAAACGGTCCTTTTTCCATAAGACTGGCAAAGGAGTTAATCAATAAAAGCATCCATCTCGATATAGAGTCAGGGCTCATGATAGAAGCAAAGGATTTCGGATTGTGTTTTGGTACAAAAGACCAGAAAGAAGGCATGACTGCATTCGTAGAGAAAAGAAAACCCACCTTCAAAGGTGAATAA